A single region of the Nocardioides ochotonae genome encodes:
- a CDS encoding ABC transporter permease, with the protein MTTAAPLDRAAATAGAHRAPLHDGSSAVDARVVRRRLGPGPRVPFAVLLGPVLLVVGWCVGSATGLLDPRTLSEPWTVVRTAGDLIESGRLQDSLLTSAVRAGLGLALGTVVGVVLAIAAGLSRLGESVVDGPVQIKRSIPSLALIPLLILWFGIGEQMKVITIALGVLVPVYIHTHHGLRAIEGRYAELAETVDLSRTAFVRSIVIPGAMPGFLLGLRFAVTSAILALVVVEQINATSGIGHMITLASSYGQTDVIVVGLVVYAALGLIADGTVRLIERKALTWRRTLG; encoded by the coding sequence ATGACGACCGCGGCGCCCCTCGACCGGGCCGCGGCCACCGCCGGCGCTCACCGGGCACCGCTGCACGACGGCTCGAGCGCCGTCGACGCCCGCGTCGTACGCCGCCGGCTCGGGCCCGGACCACGCGTGCCGTTCGCGGTGCTGCTCGGCCCGGTGCTGCTCGTCGTCGGCTGGTGCGTCGGCTCGGCCACCGGCCTGCTCGACCCCCGCACGCTCAGCGAGCCGTGGACGGTGGTCCGCACCGCCGGGGACCTGATCGAGAGCGGCCGACTCCAGGACAGCCTGCTGACCTCCGCGGTCCGCGCCGGGCTCGGCCTCGCGCTCGGCACCGTCGTCGGCGTGGTGCTGGCCATCGCCGCCGGGCTCTCCCGGCTCGGTGAGTCGGTGGTCGACGGGCCGGTGCAGATCAAGCGCTCCATCCCGAGCCTGGCGCTGATCCCGCTGCTGATCTTGTGGTTCGGCATCGGTGAGCAGATGAAGGTCATCACGATCGCGCTCGGCGTGCTGGTGCCGGTCTACATCCACACCCACCACGGCCTGCGCGCCATCGAGGGCCGCTACGCCGAGCTCGCGGAGACCGTCGATCTGAGCCGCACCGCGTTCGTCCGCAGCATCGTCATCCCGGGGGCGATGCCCGGGTTCCTGCTCGGCCTGCGCTTCGCGGTGACCTCCGCGATCCTCGCGCTCGTCGTGGTCGAGCAGATCAACGCCACCAGCGGGATCGGCCACATGATCACGCTCGCCTCCAGCTATGGCCAGACCGACGTGATCGTCGTCGGCCTGGTCGTCTACGCCGCGCTCGGCCTCATCGCCGACGGCACCGTCCGCCTGATCGAGAGGAAGGCCCTGACATGGCGACGCACCCTGGGCTGA
- a CDS encoding ABC transporter substrate-binding protein: MPSTPPRRRHRRPRRRLSVSLALAVSGLVLAGCSSEAAGPALETGADVPDEVPQETVLRVGDPATQTALEVSGLIDEIDFDIEFANINGGPKTLEAFRAGALDIGAVADIPPLFATWTDTEVRILAARETVDPLEHPTYALGIAPGTDVADLDDLAGKKIAYSPGQAQGALVLRVLDKAGLAQDDVELVEMTSVDDSFVNALGSKQVDVAPLQPTLAKTYLAKYERDGAATIASGVRDDAWVLYAPVEVVQDAHKAAAAKKYVAIWAEAQEWINAHPEEFAEAFYVEHEGLFPEDARYVVEALGTFEVPTAWDDLIARHQETADLLAREQGHDDLDVTDLYDRRFEQAIAQALGAGSPS; encoded by the coding sequence ATGCCCTCCACCCCGCCCCGTCGGCGTCACCGACGACCGCGGCGCCGCCTCAGCGTCTCGCTGGCCTTGGCCGTCTCGGGACTCGTGCTCGCCGGCTGCTCCTCCGAGGCTGCCGGGCCGGCCCTCGAGACGGGCGCCGACGTGCCGGACGAGGTCCCCCAGGAGACGGTCCTGCGGGTCGGCGACCCGGCGACCCAGACCGCGCTCGAGGTCTCCGGCCTCATCGACGAGATCGACTTCGACATCGAGTTCGCCAACATCAACGGCGGTCCGAAGACCCTCGAGGCGTTCCGCGCCGGCGCCCTCGACATCGGCGCCGTCGCGGACATCCCCCCGCTCTTCGCCACCTGGACCGACACCGAGGTCCGCATCCTCGCCGCCCGCGAGACCGTCGACCCGCTCGAGCACCCGACGTACGCCCTCGGCATCGCGCCGGGCACCGACGTCGCCGACCTCGACGACCTCGCCGGCAAGAAGATCGCCTACTCCCCCGGCCAGGCCCAGGGCGCGCTGGTCCTGCGCGTGCTGGACAAGGCCGGGCTCGCCCAGGACGACGTCGAGCTCGTCGAGATGACCAGCGTCGACGACTCCTTCGTCAACGCCCTGGGCAGCAAGCAGGTCGACGTCGCGCCGCTCCAGCCCACGCTCGCCAAGACCTACCTCGCCAAGTACGAGCGCGACGGGGCCGCGACCATCGCCTCCGGGGTCCGCGACGACGCCTGGGTCCTCTACGCGCCGGTCGAGGTGGTCCAGGACGCCCACAAGGCCGCCGCCGCCAAGAAGTACGTCGCGATCTGGGCCGAGGCCCAGGAGTGGATCAACGCGCACCCCGAGGAGTTCGCCGAGGCCTTCTACGTCGAGCACGAGGGGCTCTTCCCCGAGGACGCCCGCTACGTCGTCGAGGCCCTCGGCACCTTCGAGGTCCCGACCGCCTGGGACGACCTGATCGCGCGCCACCAGGAGACCGCCGACCTGCTCGCCCGCGAGCAGGGGCACGACGACCTCGACGTCACCGACCTCTACGACCGTCGCTTCGAGCAGGCGATCGCCCAGGCCCTCGGAGCCGGGAGCCCGTCATGA
- a CDS encoding NAD-dependent epimerase/dehydratase family protein → MSQIYTVIGAGPVGRTIAEQLLARGEKVRVLTRSGSGPRGAERVAVDAGDPVALRGQLDGSATVFHCAHAAYDVRAWERELPRTEAAVLEEAGRAATGVVFPESLYSYSRTDKAMTETSERAVSTGKGGVRARLLLARAAHSTPTASVVASDFIGPYALASHVGERMLSAVLAERMLRVVGSPDQAHSFTYVPDLAATMIAVADRGLDGDRLWHAATGAPVTQREVARGYARLAGVREPRIGRLPTALLRVLGVGVPMMRELAEVAHQFERPFVLDSAVSQAELGLVSTPFDQVLAETVAWWRSRT, encoded by the coding sequence ATGTCCCAGATCTACACCGTCATCGGCGCGGGCCCCGTCGGCCGCACCATCGCCGAACAGCTCCTCGCCCGGGGCGAGAAGGTCCGGGTGCTGACCCGTTCCGGCTCCGGTCCCCGGGGAGCGGAGCGGGTCGCGGTCGACGCCGGCGACCCGGTTGCGCTCCGGGGCCAGCTCGACGGCTCGGCGACGGTCTTCCACTGCGCGCACGCGGCGTACGACGTCCGTGCCTGGGAGCGCGAGCTGCCGCGGACCGAGGCGGCCGTCCTCGAGGAGGCAGGCCGGGCCGCCACCGGGGTCGTCTTCCCCGAGAGCCTGTACTCCTACTCCCGCACCGACAAGGCGATGACGGAGACCTCCGAGCGGGCGGTGAGCACCGGCAAGGGCGGTGTGCGCGCCCGGCTGCTGCTCGCCCGCGCCGCCCACTCGACGCCCACCGCGAGCGTGGTCGCCAGCGACTTCATCGGCCCCTACGCCCTCGCCTCGCACGTCGGGGAGCGGATGCTGAGCGCCGTGCTGGCCGAGAGGATGCTGCGGGTGGTCGGCAGCCCCGACCAGGCGCACTCCTTCACCTACGTCCCCGACCTCGCCGCGACGATGATCGCCGTCGCCGACCGCGGCCTGGACGGTGACCGGCTCTGGCACGCCGCGACCGGCGCGCCCGTCACCCAGCGCGAGGTCGCCCGTGGGTACGCCCGTCTCGCGGGCGTGCGCGAGCCGAGGATCGGCCGGCTGCCCACCGCGCTGCTGCGGGTGCTCGGCGTCGGCGTCCCGATGATGCGCGAGCTGGCCGAGGTGGCCCACCAGTTCGAGCGGCCCTTCGTCCTGGACTCCGCTGTCAGCCAGGCCGAGCTGGGCCTCGTCTCGACGCCGTTCGACCAGGTCCTGGCCGAGACCGTCGCCTGGTGGCGCTCCCGCACCTGA
- a CDS encoding ABC transporter ATP-binding protein has protein sequence MATHPGLTPATTADITGTPVGPDEPHGSAVRVRGLHRRFSEAGGVLNGLDLDIAPGEFVALLGRSGSGKSTLLRALAGLDRDVAGHGTIEVPTNVSVVFQDSRLLPWKRVLDNVVLGLTGKHAQARGRTALEEVGLGGRDRAWPHQLSGGEQQRAALARSLVREPALLLADEPFGALDALTRIRMHTLLRRLCEAHRPAVLLVTHDVDEAIVLADRVIVLDDGVVRSDLTVQLRGRRSQADPEFAALRTRLLGELGVVDDADAVRTEAAS, from the coding sequence ATGGCGACGCACCCTGGGCTGACGCCCGCCACCACCGCTGACATCACCGGCACCCCCGTCGGCCCCGACGAGCCGCACGGCAGCGCCGTACGGGTCCGCGGCCTGCACCGCCGCTTCAGCGAGGCCGGAGGCGTGCTCAACGGCCTCGACCTCGACATCGCCCCCGGCGAGTTCGTCGCCCTGCTCGGGCGCAGCGGCAGCGGCAAGAGCACGCTGCTGCGCGCGCTCGCCGGGCTGGACCGCGACGTCGCGGGCCACGGCACCATCGAGGTCCCGACCAACGTCTCGGTGGTCTTCCAGGACTCCCGGCTGCTCCCGTGGAAGCGGGTCTTGGACAACGTCGTCCTCGGCCTCACCGGCAAGCACGCCCAGGCCCGGGGCCGCACCGCCCTGGAGGAGGTCGGCCTCGGCGGCCGCGACCGCGCCTGGCCGCACCAGCTCTCCGGAGGCGAGCAGCAGCGCGCCGCGCTGGCCCGCTCCCTGGTCCGCGAGCCCGCCCTGCTGCTCGCCGACGAGCCGTTCGGCGCGCTCGACGCGCTCACCCGGATCCGCATGCACACGCTGCTGCGCCGGCTGTGCGAGGCGCACCGGCCCGCCGTCCTGCTGGTCACCCACGACGTGGACGAGGCGATCGTGCTGGCCGACCGGGTGATCGTGCTCGACGACGGCGTCGTGCGCTCCGACCTCACCGTGCAGCTGCGCGGTCGCCGCTCCCAGGCCGACCCCGAGTTCGCCGCCCTGCGCACCCGCCTGCTCGGCGAGCTCGGCGTCGTGGACGACGCGGACGCCGTCCGCACGGAGGCCGCGTCATGA
- the ftsE gene encoding cell division ATP-binding protein FtsE: protein MIRFEKVTKTYPGTGSPALDQVSIDVEKGEFVFLVGTSGSGKSTALRLVLRETRPTSGRVYVAGKEINRLAGWKVPRLRRQIGTVFQDFRLLPNKTVSENVAFALQVIGRSRAEIASLVPETLELVGLEGKGDRLPDELSGGEQQRVAIARAFVNRPMILIADEPTGNLDPSTSVGIMKLLDRINRTGTTVLMATHDHGIVDQMRKRVVELDHGRVVRDQAQGVYGFQH from the coding sequence GTGATTCGATTCGAGAAGGTCACCAAGACCTACCCCGGCACGGGCAGCCCCGCCCTCGACCAGGTGTCGATCGACGTCGAGAAGGGCGAGTTCGTCTTCCTCGTCGGCACCTCCGGGTCCGGCAAGTCGACGGCGCTGCGACTGGTGCTGCGCGAGACGCGCCCCACGTCGGGCCGCGTCTACGTCGCCGGCAAGGAGATCAACCGGCTTGCCGGCTGGAAGGTCCCCCGGCTGCGCCGCCAGATCGGCACGGTGTTCCAGGACTTCCGGCTGCTGCCCAACAAGACGGTCTCCGAGAACGTCGCCTTCGCGCTGCAGGTGATCGGGCGCTCGCGCGCCGAGATCGCCAGCCTGGTCCCCGAGACCCTGGAGCTGGTCGGGCTCGAGGGCAAGGGCGACCGGTTGCCCGACGAGCTCTCCGGCGGCGAGCAGCAGCGCGTCGCGATCGCCCGCGCGTTCGTCAACCGGCCGATGATCCTGATCGCCGACGAGCCCACCGGCAACCTGGACCCGTCGACCTCGGTCGGCATCATGAAGCTGCTCGACCGCATCAACCGCACCGGTACGACGGTGCTCATGGCCACCCACGACCACGGGATCGTCGACCAGATGCGCAAGCGCGTCGTCGAGCTCGACCACGGCCGGGTCGTGCGCGACCAGGCCCAGGGCGTCTACGGCTTCCAGCACTGA
- a CDS encoding hemolysin family protein codes for MDSGTLIDVVLIVAFILMGGVFAATEIALVSLREGQVAKLEAEGGRGGSVASLARDPNRFLSAVQIGVTVAGFFSAAFGASSLAPQFAPSLADLGVPAAETVSLVVTTLVVSYLSLVLGELVPKRLALQRSMGFSRVLAPPLGRFATLMTPVIWLLSVSTNLLVRLLGGNPDAASDEIDEDELRGMISGHAGIPAEERAIVEEVFEAGDRSVKEAMCPRPDVVFLPGEITLAEAVEIMAVNPYTRYPVTGRDFDQVIGYVHLRDLLGRGDLGEVQVAEVARELLVLPATNRVLPTLSRMRRERAHIALVVDEYGGTDGIVTLEDLIEELIGEIRDEYDEDEVEPDRLAPGSEVSLDGGLTLEEFEERTGIELPDGAYETVAGFVLARLTRMAAVGDRVTVEGHVIEVEAVEDRRITRVRVRAASPGEAADD; via the coding sequence ATGGACTCCGGCACGCTGATCGACGTCGTCCTCATCGTCGCCTTCATCTTGATGGGCGGGGTCTTCGCCGCCACCGAGATCGCCCTGGTCTCGCTGCGCGAGGGACAGGTCGCCAAGCTGGAGGCGGAGGGCGGGCGCGGCGGATCGGTCGCCAGCCTCGCCCGCGACCCCAACCGGTTCCTCTCCGCGGTGCAGATCGGCGTGACCGTCGCGGGGTTCTTCTCGGCGGCGTTCGGTGCCTCCTCGCTGGCCCCGCAGTTCGCCCCGTCGCTGGCCGACCTCGGCGTCCCGGCGGCGGAGACGGTGTCGCTGGTGGTGACGACGCTGGTGGTCTCCTACCTCTCGCTCGTGCTCGGTGAGCTGGTGCCGAAGCGGCTCGCGCTCCAGCGCTCGATGGGGTTCTCGCGGGTGCTGGCGCCGCCGCTGGGGCGCTTCGCGACGCTGATGACCCCGGTCATCTGGCTGCTGTCGGTGTCGACGAACCTGCTGGTGCGGCTGCTCGGCGGCAACCCGGACGCCGCCAGCGACGAGATCGACGAGGACGAGCTGCGCGGGATGATCTCGGGTCACGCCGGGATCCCCGCCGAGGAGCGCGCGATCGTCGAGGAGGTCTTCGAGGCCGGTGACCGCTCGGTCAAGGAGGCGATGTGCCCGCGCCCCGACGTGGTGTTTCTGCCCGGTGAGATCACCCTCGCCGAGGCGGTCGAGATCATGGCGGTGAACCCCTACACCCGCTACCCGGTCACCGGCCGCGACTTCGACCAGGTGATCGGCTACGTGCACCTGCGCGACCTGCTCGGGCGCGGCGACCTCGGTGAGGTGCAGGTCGCCGAGGTGGCGCGCGAGCTGCTGGTGCTGCCGGCGACCAACCGGGTGCTGCCCACCTTGAGCCGGATGCGCCGCGAGCGCGCCCACATCGCCTTGGTGGTCGACGAGTACGGCGGCACCGACGGCATCGTGACCCTCGAGGACCTGATCGAGGAGCTGATCGGCGAGATCCGTGACGAGTACGACGAGGACGAGGTCGAGCCGGACCGCCTCGCGCCCGGCAGCGAGGTCTCCCTCGACGGCGGCCTGACCCTCGAGGAGTTCGAGGAGCGCACCGGCATCGAGCTCCCCGACGGGGCCTACGAGACCGTCGCGGGGTTCGTGCTGGCACGGCTCACCCGGATGGCGGCCGTGGGCGACCGGGTGACGGTCGAGGGCCACGTCATCGAGGTCGAGGCCGTCGAGGACCGCCGCATCACCCGCGTCCGGGTCCGGGCCGCGTCGCCGGGCGAGGCCGCCGACGACTGA
- a CDS encoding maleylpyruvate isomerase family mycothiol-dependent enzyme, which yields MADPLWSTVATERRELADLLDGLAPEQWPTPSLCAAWTVQGVVAHLVSVQASGVLGLVRAAVGGVGSPSAVIEYLADQYVEREPAELVALLREHAEGRVAPPGMGARAAMTEVMVHRVDIAFPLGLPAERPAELWRPVLELLSGRAPRLGTMLGGHPDTTWVATDLGWRSGTGPEVTGPAEALATVLAGRAAEVERLAGPGTAAVRAWVTA from the coding sequence ATGGCCGACCCGCTGTGGAGCACCGTCGCGACCGAGCGTCGTGAGCTCGCCGACCTGCTTGACGGCCTCGCGCCCGAGCAGTGGCCCACCCCGAGCCTGTGTGCCGCGTGGACGGTGCAGGGCGTGGTGGCCCACCTGGTCAGCGTGCAGGCCAGCGGCGTGCTGGGGTTGGTGCGCGCGGCGGTCGGTGGCGTGGGCAGCCCCTCGGCGGTGATCGAGTACCTCGCCGACCAGTACGTCGAGCGCGAGCCCGCCGAGCTGGTCGCGCTGCTGCGCGAGCACGCCGAGGGCCGGGTCGCGCCGCCCGGCATGGGCGCTCGTGCCGCGATGACCGAGGTGATGGTGCACCGCGTGGACATCGCCTTCCCGCTGGGGCTGCCCGCCGAGCGGCCCGCGGAGCTGTGGCGCCCGGTGCTCGAGCTGCTCAGCGGCCGCGCCCCGCGGCTGGGCACGATGCTGGGCGGTCACCCGGACACGACGTGGGTCGCGACCGACCTGGGCTGGCGCAGCGGCACTGGCCCGGAGGTCACCGGCCCGGCCGAGGCGCTCGCCACGGTGCTCGCCGGGCGGGCCGCGGAGGTGGAGCGGCTCGCCGGGCCCGGCACGGCCGCCGTACGGGCTTGGGTCACCGCCTGA
- the smpB gene encoding SsrA-binding protein SmpB — translation MAREQGQKMVAQNKKARHDYHIEDTFEAGLVLQGTEVKSLRQGRASLVDGFVDIDRGEAWLHGVHIPEYSQGTWTNHSARRKRKLLLNRVEIDKIERRVNEKGLTVVPLSLYFKDGRAKVEIALAKGKKSWDKRQSIAERTADREKEQALGRHLKGMKD, via the coding sequence ATGGCCAGGGAGCAGGGGCAGAAGATGGTCGCCCAGAACAAGAAGGCGCGCCACGACTATCACATCGAGGACACCTTCGAGGCCGGCCTGGTGCTCCAGGGCACCGAGGTGAAGTCGCTGCGGCAGGGGCGTGCGTCGCTGGTCGACGGCTTCGTCGACATCGACCGCGGTGAGGCCTGGCTGCACGGCGTCCACATCCCCGAGTACTCCCAGGGGACCTGGACCAACCACTCCGCGCGCCGCAAGCGCAAGCTGCTGCTGAACCGCGTGGAGATCGACAAGATCGAGCGGCGGGTCAACGAGAAGGGCCTGACGGTGGTGCCGCTCTCGCTGTACTTCAAGGACGGCCGGGCCAAGGTCGAGATCGCCCTGGCCAAGGGCAAGAAGTCGTGGGACAAGCGCCAGAGCATCGCGGAGCGCACCGCGGACCGTGAGAAGGAGCAGGCGCTCGGTCGCCACCTCAAGGGCATGAAGGACTGA
- a CDS encoding TetR/AcrR family transcriptional regulator: MATTPRQRARERTMDEIVRIGREHLATQGAAALSLRAVARDLGVVSSAIYRYVASRDELLTLLVIDAYGGLADEVDAALASRSLAPLDEVAEIARAVRTWARREPARYALLYGSPVPGYHAPADRTTEPGTRVVARLIGALADADPARRSPEPGPAPVEGRLGADLTAVAATLGHQVDPAVMATGLLAWNAVLGAISAEVFGWYGPEFEDTADQLFDYQLGGVLEMLERAGVRPA; encoded by the coding sequence ATGGCCACCACTCCTCGCCAGCGCGCCCGCGAGCGCACGATGGACGAGATCGTCCGGATCGGCCGCGAGCACCTCGCGACCCAGGGCGCGGCGGCGCTCTCGTTGCGCGCGGTCGCCCGCGACCTCGGCGTCGTCTCCTCGGCGATCTACCGCTACGTCGCCAGCCGCGACGAGCTGCTCACGCTGCTGGTCATCGACGCGTACGGCGGGCTTGCCGACGAGGTCGACGCAGCACTGGCCAGCCGCTCACTGGCACCCCTCGACGAGGTCGCCGAGATCGCCCGCGCGGTCCGCACCTGGGCTCGACGCGAGCCGGCCCGGTACGCACTGCTCTACGGAAGTCCGGTCCCGGGCTACCACGCACCGGCCGACCGGACCACCGAGCCCGGCACCCGCGTGGTCGCCCGCCTGATCGGCGCCCTCGCCGACGCCGACCCCGCCCGTCGGTCTCCGGAGCCAGGCCCGGCGCCCGTCGAGGGACGCCTCGGGGCCGACCTGACGGCGGTCGCGGCAACTCTGGGCCACCAGGTCGACCCCGCGGTGATGGCGACGGGACTGCTCGCCTGGAACGCGGTCCTCGGTGCGATCAGCGCCGAGGTCTTCGGCTGGTACGGGCCGGAGTTCGAGGACACGGCCGACCAGCTCTTCGACTACCAGCTCGGGGGCGTGCTGGAGATGCTTGAGCGGGCCGGCGTGCGCCCTGCCTGA
- a CDS encoding M23 family metallopeptidase, whose translation MRIFPRASRSRMASFALAGALLAGSAAVPLAQAADDGLKQEQKKVEKQLDHAHDELEHSSARARRAAAALEASVAELTSARQVLDTARARVTAAKARDEQMRARLKVAEERLRVARAEVAAGQQAVADQRASVVDTVTSIYQEGDPEMLAVFSILEAQSPSDLMRGVEARKTVVGNETAAYDELRATEVLLQVRESRVEEARAEVAEQRREAAAHLRTMRGLHAEAREARAAVRTRVDARRAAQRTAYAAKARDQRVLDRLEQREERIRRQILAAAAKTRGGYRGDAGGFFDNPAPGGYLTSPYGYRKHPIYGYWGLHDGTDFGAACGTPMRAVADGTVASRYYSQVYGNRLHLNVGNVNGKYVTAVYNHATNYTVSPGQRVSRGQVIGYVGSTGWSTGCHLHFTVLVNGATANPMNYL comes from the coding sequence GTGCGCATCTTCCCCCGCGCCTCGCGTTCCCGCATGGCCTCGTTCGCGCTCGCCGGCGCCCTCCTCGCCGGCTCCGCCGCGGTCCCGTTGGCCCAGGCGGCCGACGACGGGCTCAAGCAGGAGCAGAAGAAGGTCGAGAAGCAGCTCGACCACGCCCACGACGAGCTTGAGCACTCCAGTGCCCGGGCCCGCCGCGCGGCCGCGGCGCTCGAGGCCTCCGTCGCCGAGCTGACCTCGGCCCGGCAGGTCCTCGACACCGCCCGGGCCCGGGTCACCGCGGCCAAGGCGCGTGATGAGCAGATGCGGGCCCGCCTCAAGGTCGCCGAGGAGCGGCTGCGGGTGGCCCGCGCCGAGGTCGCCGCCGGCCAGCAGGCCGTCGCCGACCAGCGCGCCTCGGTGGTCGACACCGTCACCTCCATCTATCAGGAGGGCGACCCGGAGATGCTCGCGGTCTTCTCGATCCTGGAGGCCCAGAGCCCCAGCGACCTGATGCGCGGCGTCGAGGCCCGCAAGACGGTGGTCGGCAACGAGACCGCTGCCTACGACGAGCTGCGGGCGACCGAGGTGCTGCTCCAGGTCCGCGAGTCGCGGGTCGAGGAGGCCCGCGCCGAGGTCGCCGAGCAGCGCCGCGAGGCGGCCGCCCACCTGCGCACGATGCGCGGCCTGCACGCCGAGGCGCGCGAGGCCCGCGCGGCCGTGCGCACCCGCGTCGACGCCCGGCGCGCCGCGCAGCGCACGGCGTACGCCGCCAAGGCGCGCGACCAGCGGGTGCTGGACCGCCTCGAGCAGCGCGAGGAGCGCATCCGCCGCCAGATCCTCGCCGCCGCCGCGAAGACCCGCGGTGGCTACCGCGGCGACGCCGGCGGGTTCTTCGACAACCCGGCGCCGGGCGGCTACCTCACCTCGCCGTACGGCTACCGCAAGCACCCGATCTACGGCTACTGGGGCCTGCACGACGGCACCGACTTCGGCGCCGCGTGCGGGACGCCGATGCGCGCGGTCGCCGACGGCACGGTGGCCTCGCGCTACTACTCCCAGGTCTACGGCAACCGGCTGCACCTCAACGTCGGCAACGTCAACGGCAAGTACGTCACGGCCGTCTACAACCACGCGACGAACTACACCGTGAGCCCCGGGCAGCGGGTCTCGCGTGGCCAGGTCATCGGGTACGTCGGCTCGACCGGCTGGTCGACGGGCTGCCACCTGCACTTCACGGTGCTGGTCAACGGCGCCACGGCGAACCCGATGAACTACCTCTGA
- a CDS encoding HAD family hydrolase, producing the protein MKRGVLFDLDGTLVDHRAAADAAVAEWVTQHGGRRESGDDALAAEWVRLEALHFAAYLRGEATFQEQRRSRIAQFLAFLGRPVPDTGAVDRLFESYLELYEAAWVAYDDVVPALDLLAESGVALGVLTNGDEAQQRAKLRAVGLLDRFDCVVASSSLPAAKPDAAAFAGACERLGISPGSVSYVGDTLRTDALAATQAGLRGVWLNRLAEDPHVQPEATISSLLEIEAILG; encoded by the coding sequence GTGAAGCGGGGAGTGCTGTTCGACCTCGACGGCACGCTCGTGGATCACCGGGCCGCCGCCGATGCCGCCGTGGCGGAGTGGGTGACCCAGCACGGCGGGCGGCGCGAGTCGGGGGACGATGCCCTTGCGGCGGAGTGGGTCCGCCTCGAAGCCCTGCACTTCGCGGCCTACCTGCGCGGCGAGGCGACGTTCCAGGAGCAGCGCCGCAGCAGGATCGCCCAGTTCCTGGCCTTCCTCGGGCGTCCGGTCCCGGACACCGGCGCGGTCGACCGGCTGTTCGAGTCCTATCTCGAGCTGTACGAGGCCGCGTGGGTCGCCTACGACGACGTGGTGCCTGCGCTGGACCTGCTCGCTGAATCGGGCGTCGCGCTCGGAGTGTTGACCAACGGGGACGAGGCGCAGCAGCGTGCCAAGCTCCGCGCCGTCGGACTGCTCGACCGCTTCGACTGCGTGGTCGCCTCGTCCTCGCTGCCGGCCGCGAAGCCTGATGCCGCGGCGTTCGCCGGAGCTTGTGAGCGGCTGGGTATTTCGCCGGGCTCGGTGTCCTACGTGGGCGACACCCTCCGCACGGATGCGCTGGCCGCGACACAGGCGGGACTGCGCGGGGTGTGGTTGAACCGGCTCGCGGAGGATCCGCACGTGCAGCCGGAGGCCACCATCAGCAGCCTCCTCGAGATCGAGGCGATCCTCGGCTAG
- the ftsX gene encoding permease-like cell division protein FtsX — translation MQLRYVFSELRQGLRRNLSMHVAVVLTLFVSLTLVALGVLLNQQADRAAERYGNELQIAVYLCREDDQSPSCNTAATEPQKEEIQAVIDDNAEVASSDFETREEAFDKMRELFDFPDEYFEGSDPVMTAENMPEAIWITLKNPKESAGITSAVAGLPGVSRVVDNREVVVRIYDTLDVLQKGALAVAGFLVLAALLLVANTIRLAAFARRKEIGIMRLVGASTLYITLPFLLEALVTAVISVVLAGGALAALMKFGVQDKLAESLAFIPWIGWPELTTSVIVIAILGPLLTLLPTLLLTRKYLKV, via the coding sequence ATGCAGCTGCGCTACGTCTTCTCCGAGCTCCGTCAGGGGCTGCGCCGCAACCTGTCGATGCACGTCGCGGTCGTCCTCACCCTCTTCGTCTCCCTCACGCTCGTGGCCCTGGGCGTCCTGCTCAACCAGCAGGCCGACCGGGCCGCTGAGCGCTACGGCAACGAGCTCCAGATCGCGGTCTACCTGTGCCGCGAGGACGACCAGTCGCCCTCGTGCAACACCGCCGCGACCGAGCCGCAGAAGGAGGAGATCCAGGCCGTCATCGACGACAACGCCGAGGTCGCCTCCTCCGACTTCGAGACGCGGGAGGAGGCCTTCGACAAGATGCGCGAGCTCTTCGACTTCCCCGACGAGTACTTCGAGGGCTCCGACCCGGTGATGACGGCCGAGAACATGCCGGAGGCCATCTGGATCACCCTGAAGAACCCGAAGGAGTCGGCCGGCATCACCAGCGCGGTGGCCGGGCTGCCGGGCGTCAGCCGGGTGGTGGACAACCGCGAGGTCGTGGTGCGCATCTACGACACCCTCGACGTGCTCCAGAAGGGCGCGCTCGCGGTCGCCGGCTTCCTGGTGCTGGCCGCGCTGCTGCTGGTCGCCAACACGATCCGCCTGGCGGCGTTCGCGCGGCGCAAGGAGATCGGCATCATGCGGCTGGTCGGCGCCTCCACGCTCTACATCACCCTGCCGTTCCTCCTCGAGGCGCTGGTGACCGCGGTGATCAGCGTGGTGCTGGCCGGTGGCGCGCTCGCGGCGCTGATGAAGTTCGGCGTGCAGGACAAGCTCGCCGAGTCGCTCGCGTTCATCCCGTGGATCGGCTGGCCGGAGCTGACGACCTCGGTGATCGTGATCGCGATCCTCGGCCCGCTGCTCACGCTGCTGCCGACACTCCTGCTGACCCGCAAATACCTCAAAGTCTGA